The nucleotide window TATTCATTTTGTGAGTGCAGATACTGACAATGTTAATATCGACCCTGTTGTTGATGATGTTATGAGCTCTACGCCAAACACTCCTGATACAGATATAGATAGCTCTACTAATAGAACATCTAATAGCGATAGAAATTTATCTGGTCTAGGCCTAGATGATTACGAAAAAGTTGCTAAGCAAATATTCTTAGTTAAAGAGGCCATGAGTGACGACTATGCTGTAGGAGATGGACTTACTTTAACTCTCTATATTTTACGCTATCTCGCAGAAGTGGGAGAGTATGAATTAAAGAATGAAGACATCGTTCAGCTGGTTAATGCATTTGAGAAAATTACGGGCGAACAACTAGATGAGAAAGTAAAAGATGTTGTTGCAGGAATTGCAAGAATTGAGTTTGGTAAAAAAGATGATACTTACTTTGCTAAAATTTTCACAATCAATAAAGATGGAATTATTATTCCAATCCACGAAAAAGGTGATGATGGAAAGATTGATGAAATTCGTTACGCTAAAATAAAGAATAAAGCGAAGATTAAATTTACTGATGTTGTTACGAGTGTTCAAAAAAGTGAAATAAAGAGATTTCTTACTGAGAAAATATCTCTACCAATCATATCTGAGTCTTGGCTTCCACCATTGAATCAACTTCATAAAGACGTAGATCATGAAATAGGTACTTACCTGCGTGACACTAATATTATTCCTATGCGTGTTACGATGAAAGGAATCTTCATTAAGGTTAAGACAAAAACTTTCTTAAAGAATATGGATTTCTATGTCCGTAAAGTCTATACATTGGCCGGCAGAGAAAAGAATGGTCAACCAATTCCATCGTTCATCATGAGAATGAGAGCTGGGCTTGTGAATGTTAAGATCTCTATCGATCAGTAATTTAATGCATTTAGAAAAGACAATCATATTATTCCTTGCTACATAGTAGTGAGGAGTATTTATGTCTAAATTAAGAATTCTTGTATCTGAAACTTTTGATCCCTGGTTTAATCTTGCCACTGAAGATTGGATCTTCAGGGATATGGACCCAGAGACTCATGTTCTCTATCTTTGGAGAAATTCAGATACTGTAGTCATAGGTCGTTTTCAAAACCCTTGGACAGAGTGTAACACAGAGAAAATGGAGCAAGACTCTATTAAGCTGGCCCGCAGGCAAAGTGGTGGTGGCGCCGTCTATCACGATCTTGGAAATACAAATTTTACATTTATGAGCTCAAAGCAAAATTATGATAAGAGTGTTAATAATAAAATCATTATTTCTGCACTAGAGCAATTTGGTATCAAAGCCTATGCATCAGGTCGTAACGATATATTGGTTGATGACCATGAAGGTGCTAAGAAGATCAGTGGCTCTGCATTTAAAGAAACAAAAGATCGTTCATTCCATCATGGAACTCTTCTTATAAATGCCGATCTTACTAAATTAGGGCAATATCTAAATCCGAGTAAGAAGAAACTCGAAAGTAAGGGAATTAAAAG belongs to Halobacteriovorax sp. HLS and includes:
- a CDS encoding lipoate--protein ligase gives rise to the protein MSKLRILVSETFDPWFNLATEDWIFRDMDPETHVLYLWRNSDTVVIGRFQNPWTECNTEKMEQDSIKLARRQSGGGAVYHDLGNTNFTFMSSKQNYDKSVNNKIIISALEQFGIKAYASGRNDILVDDHEGAKKISGSAFKETKDRSFHHGTLLINADLTKLGQYLNPSKKKLESKGIKSVRARVANLTQYNSELNHDELCKAIIKEFSDHYNEKCEVEILNNDYLKSVAKLNSYYETLKDWKWRFGETPKFTHTLEERFSWGGMEVHLDSHKGIITDCVIYSDSLHPEMIELLTASLCQISYSVDAVKSAVDNVKKQLPMIIEELDEFCSWLVKQIA